The following proteins come from a genomic window of Gimesia chilikensis:
- a CDS encoding ATP-binding protein yields MPKMEFDFQGLIQLLAKNLYSEKRVFIRELIQNAHDGILRRESREPDGFSPRIDVESRPDELQFIIRDNGLGMDFNDIGEYLAVIGRGATRLEKGDVTGLVGQFGIGFLSAFIVAERVEVETRKVGDDDGWKWSNSGTQDYTVTKVSKDSFGTTVTVFLKGEEDKGVIHPEEVDNVIRKYADMLKVPIHLNGSREPINQMIMPWERDDLNRETRTRETQDYLAKTMADSPLAIIDVDIADPGPTQGVLYISDQRSLPNHEQPPGRVRLYLQRMFLCETTDLLPPWARFVRGVINTSAITPTAARDNFVRDEVTDRIKEEFGHLIIEQLRELSLDEPQRFQRILKYHDIGIKAACYEYDELFRNVANLLEWRTNCGGKSSEEESYSGFYWRRLPEILSALPKSESGPQALPCFATAFSANQYFNMAESANSLVIDASGPFEMLLLEQYAKFKDVSIKIIRVDQVDDPNIFRHLEEHQEEVRFQRLATRMEQVVKPRGRSIRVEARKFKPTELAALIRTTERSEMHQQAEDLLNQPNTPQSMREMAETLLQMTSAEAMRLTINADNSLIRDIAEHPELFGEPDVDEILSGIYNNAILFNQDLLTTENTQILNQQMHRLLVKHWETVSEMEEAMILQPERDQPKLDVVPAKNPERQHRCVFMVTPEAAEFDDVIDAVRTVVEDYWKCELLLARDLKQKSTDGIRRLMNRADAFIVESTTGQPQVMLETGAVRFDPRSRPFVLLRDETHELREDMPFDPGDQNCIDYSGRADKALAEYLDHEMQKDVNVAQLLKDSARQRFLSPRRLIELFKPVTLDALMVRTLVSRFPTEERWRKVTAEDLADCLDEHKGFASILLDNVHKSLN; encoded by the coding sequence ATGCCCAAGATGGAATTTGATTTCCAAGGTTTAATCCAGCTACTGGCCAAGAATCTGTATAGCGAAAAACGCGTCTTCATTCGTGAACTCATCCAGAACGCGCATGACGGGATATTGCGTCGTGAATCACGTGAACCCGATGGGTTTTCACCCCGGATCGATGTCGAAAGCCGACCAGACGAACTGCAGTTCATTATCCGCGATAACGGTCTCGGTATGGACTTCAACGATATCGGCGAGTACCTGGCTGTTATCGGCCGTGGCGCCACGCGTCTGGAAAAGGGGGACGTTACCGGATTGGTCGGCCAGTTTGGCATCGGCTTTCTGTCGGCGTTCATTGTGGCTGAGCGTGTCGAAGTCGAAACACGGAAGGTGGGGGACGACGACGGGTGGAAGTGGTCAAACAGCGGCACACAGGATTACACGGTAACCAAGGTCAGTAAGGACTCATTTGGAACGACTGTGACGGTCTTCCTGAAAGGGGAAGAGGACAAAGGGGTTATCCATCCGGAAGAAGTTGACAATGTCATTCGTAAATACGCCGACATGCTGAAAGTGCCGATTCATCTGAACGGCAGTCGCGAACCGATCAACCAGATGATCATGCCCTGGGAGCGTGACGATTTGAACCGGGAGACGCGTACCCGGGAAACACAAGACTATCTGGCCAAGACCATGGCCGACAGTCCGCTGGCGATTATTGATGTCGACATTGCGGACCCTGGTCCAACGCAAGGGGTCCTTTACATTTCCGATCAGCGTTCGCTGCCCAATCATGAACAGCCTCCGGGAAGAGTCAGGCTGTATCTGCAACGAATGTTTCTGTGTGAAACGACGGACCTGCTGCCGCCGTGGGCCCGGTTTGTCCGGGGAGTGATCAATACTTCCGCAATCACCCCCACCGCGGCGCGTGACAACTTTGTGCGCGACGAGGTCACCGATCGCATCAAAGAAGAATTCGGGCATCTCATCATTGAACAACTGCGCGAACTTTCGCTGGACGAGCCACAACGTTTCCAGAGAATCCTGAAATATCATGATATCGGCATCAAGGCTGCCTGCTACGAATACGATGAACTGTTCCGCAACGTGGCCAACCTGCTCGAGTGGCGGACGAATTGTGGTGGCAAGTCGAGTGAAGAGGAGAGCTATAGCGGCTTTTACTGGCGACGCCTGCCTGAAATTCTTTCGGCGCTGCCTAAGTCGGAATCCGGGCCCCAGGCGCTGCCCTGTTTCGCCACGGCGTTCTCGGCGAATCAGTATTTCAATATGGCGGAATCTGCGAACTCACTGGTGATTGACGCCAGTGGTCCCTTTGAAATGTTGCTGCTGGAGCAATACGCAAAGTTCAAAGATGTTTCTATCAAAATTATTCGCGTCGACCAGGTTGACGACCCGAACATCTTTCGCCACCTGGAAGAACATCAGGAAGAAGTTCGCTTTCAACGTCTGGCAACACGCATGGAACAGGTGGTCAAGCCCCGAGGGAGATCGATCCGTGTCGAGGCGCGGAAGTTCAAGCCCACAGAGCTGGCTGCACTGATTCGCACCACCGAGCGTTCCGAGATGCATCAACAGGCAGAGGATCTGCTGAATCAGCCCAATACTCCCCAGAGTATGCGTGAGATGGCGGAGACGCTGCTCCAGATGACCTCGGCAGAAGCAATGCGGCTCACGATTAATGCGGACAACAGCCTGATTCGTGATATTGCCGAACATCCCGAGTTGTTCGGCGAACCGGACGTGGATGAAATTCTCAGCGGAATCTACAACAATGCGATTCTCTTTAATCAAGATCTCTTAACGACGGAAAATACTCAGATTCTGAATCAGCAGATGCATCGGCTGTTAGTGAAACACTGGGAAACTGTGTCTGAGATGGAAGAGGCGATGATACTGCAGCCGGAGCGGGACCAGCCCAAGCTGGATGTGGTGCCTGCGAAAAATCCGGAGCGACAGCACCGCTGTGTCTTCATGGTGACACCAGAGGCTGCGGAGTTCGACGACGTCATCGACGCCGTCCGCACCGTTGTGGAAGACTACTGGAAATGTGAGTTACTGCTGGCTCGTGACCTGAAGCAGAAATCGACCGACGGTATTCGACGGCTGATGAATCGGGCTGACGCATTTATTGTCGAGTCCACGACCGGGCAACCGCAGGTGATGTTGGAAACCGGTGCGGTTCGCTTTGATCCTCGCTCACGTCCGTTTGTACTTCTGCGCGATGAGACGCACGAACTGCGAGAGGACATGCCCTTCGACCCGGGCGATCAGAATTGTATTGACTACAGCGGGCGGGCAGATAAAGCGCTGGCGGAGTATCTCGACCACGAAATGCAAAAAGATGTCAACGTCGCGCAGCTGCTTAAGGATTCTGCGCGGCAGCGTTTTCTTTCCCCCAGGCGGCTCATCGAGCTGTTTAAGCCTGTGACGCTGGATGCATTAATGGTTCGTACCCTGGTGAGCAGATTCCCTACCGAGGAGCGCTGGCGAAAAGTGACCGCGGAAGATCTCGCCGACTGCCTGGATGAACATAAGGGCTTTGCCAGCATACTTCTGGATAACGTCCACAAATCACTGAATTGA
- a CDS encoding HEAT repeat domain-containing protein encodes MKEPVEGTGSQAEPGLSSLLARIKNHNEFQSAAASTRLSIIAALGRLGAAADSAVPDLLAAYKSLPDDAEVIAQALKQICRDSKTAPVELVKVLATDDLRIRDLADDLLTEAACLKNAAADLRAILNDPNSPVRDKAACHLQEVGSDDRQLVSVLIELLDEAETSWETQAVLKSAWLYSLPELVRLICDPSRSLRSKLRAAAIILEINCIKRIKHLTDRSFRTVDRADQRLLEAALEGTDSWTRYCAACALSGSDSRHPKIYGTLIDGLQASQAELRCCCLKALGRRRNEREQVDANVTARLIELLEDPDPEVVSAAGAVLSQLRFSAADWIALIGLLEQRALSYRVLSLLREQEEVPVVAVTPLIHILCHGGLEGEQVRLLIAILVKAGRPALEAMRSVILDSSLPGNVRAAVLRGAVKIAPAEPEVISLLSGLLESDDPELRMSAAIEIADKMDDSQPLIPLLVAGLQSEDYSMKHSALEALKKIVAHSPTVLASVIPHLNDVPREQRLMLTFSFYHGNQQHPELRRVMLSLLHEMNQGEDERLTWSVVLRELICVEPESFLLELLADTDEDLVQETLVVLDASGLSLSDPLRDQLEQILSGANQKSGLLAALILFKADSRNNRLRIIISEFLTGDDWELFQVAIDGLEKVPALDAKWAPLLIDLLQKQEARFLAIRQLGTMGAAAEPAIPTLVEYLDTTSYFKVCAEALQQLGRLAAPAIPVLRAHLQKKGSLREACEALACIEEDHRPTLAILTQNLEQPDLRSRTCLGLACFAEALPTEVESLLLEVFQSNVEYDRSGAIRGLGSLKTKTAWQRLVQVLETENPSLWPMAASALGEIGREPEITVPLLIKVLNSESWQARQSAAHALGQFGAAAQSAVPDLMTTLNDARHFSAAAGALSAIGEPAIAAIPCLVEMLDNGEYRCEVLRVLTRFGPLAKAALPRLKELEANVSRCDLPKIRVVIEAIESPDSNL; translated from the coding sequence ATGAAAGAACCTGTCGAGGGTACAGGAAGTCAAGCAGAACCGGGCCTGTCCAGTCTGTTGGCCCGCATTAAAAACCACAACGAATTTCAATCAGCTGCTGCCTCCACGCGACTGTCGATCATCGCCGCCTTGGGGAGATTGGGAGCTGCGGCTGATTCTGCTGTGCCTGATCTGCTCGCAGCTTACAAGTCACTGCCGGACGATGCGGAAGTCATCGCCCAGGCACTGAAACAGATCTGCAGGGACTCGAAAACAGCGCCAGTAGAACTTGTGAAAGTACTGGCCACTGATGATCTGCGGATCAGGGATCTGGCGGACGATCTGCTGACGGAGGCTGCCTGTCTCAAGAACGCAGCCGCGGATCTCCGGGCAATATTGAACGATCCGAACTCGCCGGTGAGAGACAAAGCTGCCTGTCATTTGCAGGAGGTTGGCAGCGACGACAGGCAACTGGTCTCAGTGCTGATCGAACTGCTGGATGAAGCGGAAACCAGCTGGGAGACTCAAGCTGTGCTGAAGTCTGCTTGGCTATATTCGCTCCCGGAACTGGTAAGGTTGATTTGTGATCCATCCAGGTCCCTGCGAAGTAAGCTGAGAGCAGCCGCAATCATTCTGGAAATCAACTGTATTAAGAGGATCAAACATCTGACCGATCGGTCTTTCCGGACTGTGGACAGGGCCGACCAACGTCTGCTGGAAGCGGCTCTGGAGGGAACAGATTCCTGGACGCGTTACTGTGCGGCCTGTGCACTTTCAGGTTCGGATTCGCGCCACCCGAAGATTTATGGCACGTTGATCGACGGGCTGCAGGCGTCGCAGGCGGAACTTCGTTGTTGCTGCCTGAAGGCGCTGGGCCGACGTAGGAATGAGCGGGAACAGGTGGACGCGAATGTGACCGCGCGCTTAATTGAGCTGCTGGAAGATCCTGATCCTGAAGTGGTCTCTGCCGCCGGCGCTGTGCTGTCGCAGTTACGTTTTTCTGCCGCCGACTGGATTGCGTTAATCGGGCTGCTGGAACAACGAGCGTTAAGCTACCGGGTATTGAGTTTGTTGCGGGAACAGGAAGAAGTGCCCGTAGTCGCTGTGACACCCTTGATCCATATTCTGTGTCACGGCGGTCTTGAGGGGGAGCAGGTCAGGCTGTTGATCGCCATACTCGTCAAGGCAGGACGCCCAGCCCTGGAGGCAATGCGCTCCGTGATACTCGACAGCAGTCTGCCTGGAAATGTACGTGCTGCTGTGTTGCGCGGCGCAGTAAAGATTGCGCCCGCGGAGCCGGAAGTGATTTCCCTGCTGTCCGGACTGTTGGAATCAGACGATCCCGAGTTGCGGATGTCCGCGGCTATTGAAATTGCGGACAAGATGGATGATAGCCAGCCACTGATTCCGCTGCTGGTGGCGGGGTTGCAGAGTGAAGACTACTCAATGAAACACTCCGCGCTGGAGGCTCTCAAAAAGATCGTGGCACATTCACCGACAGTGCTCGCTTCTGTCATTCCTCATTTGAATGACGTACCCCGTGAACAGCGTTTGATGCTGACGTTTTCTTTCTATCATGGTAATCAACAACATCCGGAACTGCGCAGGGTGATGCTGTCATTACTCCATGAAATGAACCAGGGGGAGGACGAACGGCTGACGTGGTCAGTCGTGCTGCGTGAGCTGATTTGCGTTGAGCCTGAATCATTTCTGCTGGAGCTGCTGGCGGATACAGATGAAGATCTGGTACAGGAAACATTGGTGGTGCTGGATGCTTCCGGTCTGTCGCTGTCAGATCCGCTGCGCGATCAGCTGGAACAGATTCTTTCAGGAGCGAATCAGAAGAGCGGGTTGCTGGCGGCACTAATTCTGTTCAAAGCGGATTCCCGTAATAATAGGCTGCGGATAATAATAAGCGAATTTTTAACGGGAGACGACTGGGAACTGTTTCAGGTCGCGATTGACGGATTAGAGAAAGTGCCTGCGCTCGATGCGAAATGGGCGCCGCTGCTGATCGATCTATTGCAGAAGCAGGAGGCCCGGTTCCTGGCCATCAGACAGCTGGGAACGATGGGAGCCGCCGCCGAACCGGCCATTCCGACATTGGTCGAATATCTGGATACCACCAGTTATTTCAAGGTCTGTGCAGAGGCCCTCCAGCAGTTGGGACGACTGGCTGCGCCTGCGATTCCTGTACTGCGAGCGCATCTGCAGAAGAAAGGGTCTCTCCGTGAGGCTTGTGAGGCACTGGCATGTATCGAAGAGGACCACCGTCCGACACTGGCGATCCTGACACAAAATCTGGAGCAACCGGATTTGCGTTCCAGAACCTGCCTGGGGCTGGCCTGTTTTGCAGAGGCCTTGCCGACGGAGGTGGAATCACTATTGCTGGAGGTTTTTCAGAGTAATGTGGAGTATGATCGGAGCGGGGCAATTCGTGGGCTGGGTTCCCTCAAGACTAAGACAGCCTGGCAACGGTTAGTCCAGGTGCTGGAAACAGAGAATCCAAGCTTATGGCCGATGGCGGCGTCTGCATTGGGAGAAATCGGACGGGAACCCGAGATTACGGTGCCACTTCTGATCAAGGTGCTGAATTCGGAGTCCTGGCAGGCCCGTCAGTCCGCCGCACATGCGCTGGGGCAATTTGGAGCAGCGGCTCAGTCCGCCGTACCGGACCTGATGACTACGTTAAACGATGCAAGGCACTTTTCAGCGGCCGCTGGTGCCTTGAGCGCGATTGGTGAGCCAGCGATCGCAGCCATTCCCTGCCTGGTAGAAATGCTGGACAACGGGGAGTATCGTTGTGAAGTACTGCGGGTGCTGACTCGGTTCGGTCCCTTGGCAAAAGCAGCCCTGCCCAGACTGAAGGAGCTGGAAGCAAATGTCTCCCGATGTGACCTGCCTAAGATCAGAGTCGTGATCGAAGCCATTGAATCGCCGGATTCGAATCTGTGA
- a CDS encoding prolyl hydroxylase family protein has protein sequence MPEENWLNDSVFTVENFLTPEECQKYIRISEDFGYEDALVSSPRGQVLRKDLRNNERVMLQNEEIAAWLWERAGDFVPYQYDDRSAIGVNEMLRFYRYDPGQQFNWHQDFPFERDNGEQSYLTLIIYLNDDFEGGETSFEDSYSEEMFDEFKVVPQQGMALFFEHAIHHKGEPVTRGRKYVLRTDVMFAAEEAEAAYDYEDEYDAEDDDEW, from the coding sequence ATGCCTGAAGAAAACTGGCTCAATGACTCTGTTTTCACTGTCGAGAATTTTTTAACCCCCGAGGAGTGCCAGAAGTACATTCGCATCAGCGAAGATTTTGGCTACGAAGATGCACTGGTCTCCAGCCCGCGGGGCCAGGTCCTGCGGAAAGATCTCCGCAATAATGAGCGGGTGATGTTACAGAACGAAGAAATCGCCGCGTGGCTGTGGGAACGGGCCGGCGATTTTGTGCCGTATCAGTATGACGACCGGTCGGCGATCGGCGTTAACGAAATGTTACGTTTCTATCGCTACGATCCCGGGCAGCAGTTCAACTGGCACCAGGACTTTCCGTTCGAACGCGATAACGGCGAACAGAGCTATCTGACGCTGATCATCTATCTGAATGATGACTTCGAAGGGGGAGAGACCTCTTTCGAGGATTCCTATTCCGAGGAAATGTTCGATGAATTCAAAGTCGTCCCGCAACAGGGAATGGCGTTGTTCTTTGAGCATGCGATTCATCATAAAGGCGAACCGGTGACGCGGGGCCGCAAGTATGTGTTGCGTACGGATGTGATGTTTGCCGCCGAAGAGGCAGAGGCCGCGTACGATTATGAAGATGAGTACGACGCTGAAGATGATGATGAATGGTGA
- a CDS encoding SGNH/GDSL hydrolase family protein produces MPRLTDHSRILTALLTVLCLTSLATAEQKQETKVDPNLPRVLIIGDSISIGYTKPTIELLKGVANVERVKANCGDTNRGLKNLQRWLGKTDWDVIHFNWGLHDLCYRHPDSKTQGHRDKVNGTISVPLDQYEKNLEALVEQLEKTGATLIWATTTPVPKGEAGRVVGDDLKYNEVAEKIMKQHGIKINDLHKLASGFEAPLWAGPGNVHFKTAGSQKLAQQVAREIKTALPKNKPTQE; encoded by the coding sequence ATGCCTCGACTGACCGACCACAGCCGAATTCTCACAGCGTTGTTGACGGTTCTATGTCTGACTTCGCTCGCAACAGCAGAACAGAAACAGGAAACCAAAGTAGATCCCAACCTGCCCCGCGTGCTGATTATCGGCGACTCGATTTCCATCGGTTACACCAAACCCACTATCGAACTGCTGAAAGGGGTCGCGAACGTCGAACGTGTCAAAGCCAACTGCGGTGATACAAACCGGGGTCTCAAAAACCTCCAGCGCTGGCTGGGCAAAACCGACTGGGACGTGATCCATTTCAACTGGGGCCTGCACGACCTCTGCTATCGGCACCCCGATTCAAAAACCCAGGGACACCGCGATAAAGTGAACGGCACCATCTCGGTCCCCCTCGACCAGTACGAGAAAAATCTGGAAGCGCTGGTGGAGCAACTCGAAAAAACGGGAGCCACATTGATCTGGGCGACCACCACGCCGGTGCCGAAAGGGGAAGCGGGCCGCGTCGTCGGCGACGATTTGAAATACAACGAGGTCGCGGAAAAGATCATGAAACAGCACGGCATCAAAATCAACGATCTTCACAAACTCGCTTCAGGCTTTGAAGCCCCCCTCTGGGCCGGCCCGGGAAACGTCCACTTCAAAACCGCCGGCTCCCAAAAACTGGCACAACAGGTCGCCCGCGAAATCAAAACCGCATTGCCGAAGAATAAACCAACTCAAGAATGA
- a CDS encoding DUF1559 domain-containing protein: MFACHKQKNGVQRRGGFTLIELLVVIAIIGMLVSLLLPAVQQARAAARRTQCKNHLKQLGIALHSFASTYDGDFPMIGIHEGDPGEYRSWAVILLPYVEQGTVYEALKQTPTYDLSTVSIPVYTCPDDGSASGKPGQLTYVVNFGYAGRSSINGTPIAPGFIQKPGYSLPSVPFSVIASNRHDSETADGGWGTGMFWSDKPVNVSGVNVGDGTSNTVAMTENIYAGNLGESVIYPGNSTPVSGNPGLCQVAFGIGDDGIWLEGESSAGNDTASPTSLKIISTDLERYGINAAVSHPAGGSEGLMPAPNSRHTGGVNMLWVDGRVTFVSENINQEIYAESLTWNGGDQRGRSSSQY, encoded by the coding sequence ATGTTCGCTTGTCACAAACAGAAGAACGGGGTGCAGCGTCGGGGTGGTTTCACCCTGATTGAACTGCTGGTCGTGATCGCCATTATTGGAATGCTGGTTTCGCTGCTGTTGCCTGCAGTGCAGCAGGCGCGTGCCGCCGCACGACGGACTCAGTGTAAGAATCATCTCAAGCAACTCGGAATCGCGCTGCATAGTTTTGCTTCGACTTATGACGGCGACTTTCCGATGATTGGAATTCACGAGGGGGACCCGGGCGAGTATCGTTCGTGGGCGGTCATCCTGCTGCCTTACGTCGAACAGGGAACCGTGTATGAGGCATTGAAGCAGACGCCGACTTACGATCTGAGTACGGTTTCGATTCCCGTTTATACGTGCCCCGATGACGGGTCTGCGTCAGGCAAGCCGGGGCAGCTGACGTACGTGGTCAACTTTGGTTATGCGGGGCGCAGTTCGATTAACGGGACGCCGATTGCGCCTGGATTTATTCAAAAGCCTGGTTATTCTCTTCCGAGCGTTCCCTTCAGTGTGATCGCGTCCAACCGCCATGATTCGGAGACGGCTGACGGCGGATGGGGTACGGGGATGTTCTGGTCTGATAAGCCGGTGAATGTCTCGGGCGTCAACGTGGGTGACGGCACTTCGAATACGGTGGCGATGACCGAAAACATCTATGCCGGGAATCTGGGAGAATCGGTGATCTATCCCGGAAACAGTACGCCGGTCTCTGGAAATCCCGGGTTATGTCAGGTTGCGTTCGGCATAGGCGATGACGGGATCTGGCTGGAAGGGGAATCGTCGGCCGGTAACGACACGGCGTCGCCGACGTCATTGAAGATCATCTCCACCGACCTGGAACGCTATGGGATCAATGCGGCTGTGTCGCATCCCGCGGGAGGATCGGAGGGGCTGATGCCGGCTCCCAATTCCCGACACACGGGTGGTGTGAACATGCTGTGGGTGGATGGTCGCGTGACGTTTGTGAGTGAGAACATCAATCAGGAAATCTACGCGGAATCGCTGACCTGGAATGGTGGCGACCAGCGGGGCAGAAGCAGCTCTCAGTATTGA
- a CDS encoding TROVE domain-containing protein: MANKTLFSNRQNQYPRADSRNEAGGRAYKFEPKHALAQLAATGTFNNVFYAGAQTQLDTLRTLIDQVDDDRYLAQLAVYARERACMKDMPAALLATLSTRDTELMHRVFDRVVDNGRVLRTLFQMIRSGQFGRTGLSSSLQRAFQRWLNEASVGRLLSASIGHDPSLRDVLRLARPTPVDNERRALFGWLTDKEPAKWAPATAADLPRQVRQLIAYRQAETDQAQAEIVENLSVRWDLLADAAKSPLVWKALARQMGPQALRMNLNTLLRHDVFQDAALVDYVADRLADAEAIRQSRQFPYQFLAAYLNVSAEVPRKIQTALHQAAELACGNVPELPGPVVIGLDTSGSMQCPVTGWQRRGATSRMTCVDAAALFAAAVLRRNPDSVVIPFDTRPYQARLDPSDSILSLSARLAKYGGGGTDCSIPLNVANTKLSKRAFAGCVLVSDNESWVRKGRYGSTGVMTEWQRFIENQRRLGVTDPKLVCIDIQPYGSSQAPERDDILNMGGFSDAVFNVVASFLGNDAGRFVAEVESIEI; encoded by the coding sequence ATGGCCAACAAGACTCTGTTTTCAAATCGCCAGAATCAGTATCCACGTGCGGACTCGCGTAACGAGGCCGGCGGTCGCGCTTATAAATTCGAGCCGAAGCATGCGCTCGCGCAGCTGGCGGCAACCGGAACGTTCAACAACGTGTTCTACGCCGGTGCGCAGACACAGCTGGATACTCTGCGGACGCTGATTGACCAGGTGGACGATGACCGCTACCTGGCACAGCTGGCCGTGTATGCGCGGGAGCGGGCCTGCATGAAGGACATGCCGGCAGCGCTGCTGGCGACACTGTCGACGCGGGACACCGAGCTGATGCACCGTGTGTTTGATCGCGTGGTTGACAACGGTCGTGTACTGCGGACGCTGTTCCAGATGATCCGTTCGGGTCAGTTTGGTCGAACCGGTCTGTCATCGAGTCTGCAGCGGGCGTTTCAGCGCTGGCTGAACGAGGCTTCGGTGGGTCGACTGCTGTCGGCTTCGATCGGTCACGATCCGAGCCTGCGCGACGTACTGCGACTGGCACGACCAACGCCTGTCGACAACGAGCGACGTGCGCTGTTCGGCTGGCTGACGGATAAGGAGCCTGCCAAGTGGGCACCGGCGACCGCAGCGGATCTGCCACGGCAGGTGCGACAGCTGATCGCGTATCGTCAGGCAGAGACTGACCAGGCGCAGGCAGAGATCGTTGAGAATCTGTCTGTGCGGTGGGATCTGCTGGCAGATGCGGCCAAGAGTCCACTGGTCTGGAAGGCGCTGGCCCGACAGATGGGACCACAGGCGCTGCGGATGAACCTGAATACGCTGCTGCGACACGACGTGTTCCAGGATGCGGCGCTGGTGGACTATGTGGCGGACCGTCTGGCGGACGCGGAGGCGATCCGTCAGTCGCGACAGTTTCCGTACCAGTTCCTGGCGGCTTATCTGAATGTGAGTGCCGAAGTGCCTCGCAAGATTCAGACGGCGCTGCACCAGGCGGCTGAGCTTGCCTGCGGTAACGTGCCGGAGCTGCCTGGTCCGGTCGTGATCGGTCTGGATACGTCCGGTTCGATGCAGTGTCCGGTTACCGGCTGGCAGCGTCGTGGCGCTACAAGTCGGATGACGTGTGTGGATGCTGCGGCACTGTTTGCGGCGGCTGTGCTGCGACGTAACCCGGACAGCGTGGTGATTCCATTCGATACCCGGCCTTACCAGGCCCGCCTGGATCCGTCGGACTCGATTCTGAGTCTGTCGGCACGGCTGGCGAAGTACGGCGGCGGTGGTACCGACTGTTCGATCCCGCTGAACGTGGCCAACACGAAGCTCAGCAAGCGTGCGTTCGCCGGCTGCGTACTGGTGAGCGACAACGAGAGCTGGGTGCGGAAGGGCCGTTACGGTTCGACCGGCGTGATGACCGAGTGGCAGCGGTTCATCGAGAACCAGCGGCGACTGGGCGTGACGGATCCGAAGCTGGTATGCATCGACATCCAGCCTTACGGTTCGTCACAGGCTCCGGAGCGCGACGACATCCTGAACATGGGCGGCTTCAGTGACGCGGTGTTCAACGTGGTGGCGTCGTTCCTGGGCAACGACGCCGGCCGGTTCGTCGCCGAGGTCGAGTCGATCGAAATCTGA
- a CDS encoding DUF4375 domain-containing protein, protein MTPEDLLGELSIRIYEPPLTDMREDGRICNAADPVAVLMLILDFDTEVAMNGIDNFIGNSSGRYTRATITALQTIGAQSQAALLEKILAVADEAGMTHDAIQEDRSGLDEFAITSFEKLHGDKWDAASDGIQTLDAQIDYSDMLACAESYAGNHSAVLHRALGIIDG, encoded by the coding sequence ATGACACCAGAGGACTTGCTGGGTGAGCTTTCTATCAGAATCTACGAACCGCCGCTTACCGATATGCGCGAGGATGGTCGGATCTGTAATGCTGCGGATCCCGTGGCGGTGCTGATGCTTATCCTGGACTTTGATACTGAAGTTGCCATGAATGGGATCGATAATTTCATCGGCAACAGTAGCGGCAGGTATACGCGGGCAACCATTACCGCATTGCAGACGATTGGCGCTCAATCTCAGGCGGCTCTGCTTGAGAAAATTCTGGCGGTTGCGGATGAGGCCGGAATGACTCATGACGCGATCCAGGAGGATCGGTCAGGGCTCGACGAATTCGCCATCACTAGTTTCGAGAAACTGCATGGTGATAAATGGGATGCCGCCTCTGATGGCATCCAGACACTCGATGCGCAGATCGATTATTCCGACATGCTGGCCTGCGCAGAGTCGTATGCAGGAAATCACAGCGCCGTGCTACACCGGGCGCTGGGGATCATAGACGGCTGA
- a CDS encoding BlaI/MecI/CopY family transcriptional regulator: MSRFTPGELAVMQILWEQGELKPSELQEHFPEPIKNPALRSYLAILVEKGHISRRKVGKAYYYKAITRRKAAFRSTIRQIVDAYCEGSARKLILDLIRAEKLSQDELLELKRLADDPQQK, encoded by the coding sequence ATGTCGCGTTTTACACCAGGCGAACTTGCTGTGATGCAGATCCTGTGGGAACAGGGTGAGCTGAAGCCGAGCGAGTTGCAGGAGCATTTTCCGGAGCCGATTAAAAATCCGGCGCTGCGTTCCTACCTTGCGATCCTTGTCGAGAAGGGGCACATCTCACGTCGCAAGGTCGGTAAGGCTTACTATTACAAGGCGATCACGCGTCGCAAGGCGGCGTTTCGTTCGACGATTCGTCAGATAGTCGATGCTTACTGCGAAGGTTCCGCCAGGAAACTCATTCTGGATCTGATTCGCGCAGAGAAGCTGAGCCAGGATGAGTTACTGGAACTCAAACGGCTGGCCGATGATCCCCAGCAAAAATGA